The stretch of DNA ATTTGCTCATCAATGAGTCTTGGAATGTAGCCATGCGGTTGCAAGTCGTTCCTTCCGCTATTTACTGCCGATATCCGGTCACCATCTTACATTTTACGCTGATTTCATCTTACATTTTACGCTACTTTGGTTTTGCGTTTTACGCAACGTTGCGATATGAGATCCCGTTTCGCGCGCACGGAGGCGCCGACTAATCTAGGGCCGAATAACGCGAGCGGGAAGGCCCGCGCCGTTTATCGGCACGGAACCTCCCCGCTCACATCATCCAGGCGGTCAGCCGAAAATCAGCCCGTGTTCTGCAGGCCTGCGGCGACACCGGAGACGGTGCACAGGATCAGGTAGGTGTAGTTCGCCTTCTGTCCGTGCGTGAGCTCTTCCTTGTCCACGCGCTTGCGTAGCGAGCCGAGGGCGAGCACCTGGGTGGCGGACAGCGCATCCACGTACGGCGAGCGGATGCGGATGGCCTGGCCGAGCACGTGGCGGTGCTGCAGAGGCCACTTGTCGCCTACGATTTCGAGCACCCACTTGCGGGTGAGCTCCATCTCGTCGAGGACCTTCTTGTTGAGGTCCTCACGGTCTCCGAGAGCAAGGTACATCTTGGCGATGCGCTCGTCAGTCTTGGCCAACGACATTTCGATGTTGTCGATGAACGTGGAGAACAGAGGCCATTCCTCATATGCTTGACGCAAGGTGTCCAAATCGCCGAACTGCTCGCACGCGGTGCCCAGGCCGTACCATGCGGCCAGATTGATGCGTGCCTGCGCCCAGGAGAAGATCCACGGAATGGTACGCAGATCGTCGAGGGACTTGGCTCCAAGGCCACGTTTGGCCGGACGGGAGCCAATCGGCAACAGACCGATTTCGGTCAGCGGCGTGACGGTGGAGAACCACGGTGCGAAGCCGTCGGTGTTCAGCAGGTCGAGGAAGCGGTTATGCGCGGCCTCGTCGAGCTTGCTGGCCATGTCGGCGTACTTGGCGGTCATGTCCGTATTGCGCTTCTCCACGCTCGGAGCGGACTGCAGCAGCGTTGCAGCCGCAACGGACTCGACGTGGCGGATGGCCAGTGCCGGGTTGCCGTAGCGTGCGAAGATGACCTCGCCCTGCTCGGTGAGCTTGAAGCGGCACTTCACGGAGCCGACCGGCTGTGCGAGTACGGCACGGTTAGCCGGGCCGCCGCCGCGGCCGACGGCACCGCCACGGCCATGGAACAGGGTCAGATCGATGTCATGCGATTCCGCCCACTTGGCGATGCGTTCCTGTGCGGAATGCAGGGCCAGGGTTGCGGAGGTCGGGCCGGCGTCCTTCGAGGAGTCGGAGTAGCCGAGCATGACTTCCATCTTGCCGCCGGTGGCTTTCAGACGAGCCTGGACCTCCGGAATCTTGATCATTTCCTCGAGTGCGTCTACCGAGTTCTGCAAATCCTCAAGCTGTTCGAACAGCGGGATCACGTCGATGGTTGGAACATCCTCGGGATGGGAGAACGCCAGGCGGTTCAGCTCGTACACGTCCTTGATGTTTTGGGCGCTCTTGGTGAAGGAGATGATGTAACGGCGTGCGGCCTTGATGCCGTTGCGCTTCTGGATCGCGCCAAGCGCGCGGAAGGTGTCGAGCACCTCGTGGGTCATCGGCTGCAGTTCGCCACGCTCACCGTGCAGACCATGTTCGCGGATATCCTCCAGCGCTCGGGAATGCACGACGGAGTGCTGGCGGAACTCCATCTCGACCATATGGAAGCCAAAGGTCTCTGCCTGCCAGATGAGGTCCTGCAACGGGCCGTAGGCGGAACGTTTGGCGTTGGCTTCGGCGAGGGAACGCTGCACGACCTTCAGGTCGGCGATGTAATCCTCGCAGGAGTGGTACATGAGATCAATATCGCGGTCGATGGTGGCCTTCAGACGATCTGCCATGACCAGCATGACGGCACGGTGCAGCTCCTTGGTGGAGATCAGCGCGGCCTTGTCGGTCAGACGCTCGCTCATTTCCTTCTGATGGTTCCACAGGCTCTTGAGCTCGGCGCTCGGCGGAGTGGTCTCAGCTTCCATCGTCAGGTTCTTGCCAACGCGGCGGGTCTCGATTTGCAACGCGCCCAGCACGTGGTCGCTGAACTTGCGGGCCACCTGACGGCTTACCTTGGCGGTGACATTCGGGTTGCCGTCACGGTCGGAGCCGATCCAGCTTCCCGGGTGGAAGAACGCCGGGCATACCGGCGGCACGAGGCCAGCCTTATCTCCGAGGACCCAATCGTCGAAACGACGGTACACCTGTGGAATGGTATAGAACAACGTATTGTCGAAAATATCGAGAATGGTTCCAGATTCCTCAACCGGAGTCGGTTTCTTCAGTGCGATCGGAGAGGTGCGGAACAGCGCGTCGATCTCGTTGAAGAGTCGACGGGAGTTTTCCTTCTTGTCTGAACCGCCAAGCAGCTTGTGCGTTGCGAGCAGCTGGGAGATGCGGCGGATTTTGCCTTCCACGGCCTTGCGGCGGGCTTCAGTCGGATGCGCGGTGAACACCGGATGGAACTCGAGATGGTCGAGCAGTTCCTGGGCTTTGGCCGGACCCATTTCATTAATGAGCTGGTGGTAGGCGCAGGTCATTTCGTTCACTGGGTCGACGGCTTGGGTTTCATCGACGGCGGCCTCACGGCTGTGTAGCACGGAGACGCGGTAGTTCTCCTCGCATAGGTTGGCCAGATGGAAGTAGGTGGTGAAGGCGCGGGCCAGCAGCTGTGCCTCACGCACATCCGTTTTATCGATGATGTCGACGACCTTCTGCAGGTCATCCTGATCCGAATTCGTATCCGTCAGAATGCCGGAGAAGCGTTCGGCGCTAGCGTTCAGTGCGTGTTCGCGCACTTCATCGAACTTGGCCAGCAGCTTTTCGTCGAATTCGCCGAGAACCTCGCGAAGAATCTGCAGACACAGATCCATTTCTTCTTTGAGAGATGCGGGAAGATCGCGCTCTTCGGGACCTTTGGTTCCCGTGCCGGACGAGACGATAGCTGCGTCCGCAGGCGTGATCTGTTGATTATTATCTGCCATCAGATCTCCTTCTCCGAACCATCGGGTTGCTCGGTCTGTCGGTCCTTCGCGGCACCTCCGCGATTGTTTTGGCCATCTGTTGCGAGCCCACAGCCCTAAGTTCGGTCGGTAATACACGGCTATTGTATGCTCGGCAAATCGACAGTTTGGTTACGAAAACACCGGAAATGTCCGCATCGTGGTCTAGTGGTGTCCACAAAGTGAAATCGATGGAAATTTCGAAAAATCTCCGACCAGCCCACACGTTAGACCTGAACTTGTGAGCGCACAATACGAACATGAACATGAGACGAATTTCGAAAGCGCGGAAAAAAGCGCTTCGGCCGTCAGCAAATTCCATACACACTCCATTCCGCTCGATATGGAAGATATCGAACGGGATTGGGACAAGCCGGTCGCTGAAGCGGGAATCGCAGCAAAAGCCAGCGTGATCGTACGTGTCGGCATGCTCGATCTCGGCGCAGGCACCGGAAGTTTCCGTGTCCGCGAAATGATGCACCGCATCGCATATCCGCTCGGTGTGCACGTACGCGCCGACGTGAACCTCACCGACATCGAAGCTTCCTGCACCGACGGCAAAGACCGCATCACCGAAGTCATCGACCTGCCAACCACTGGCGTCAATACGGAACGCATTTGGCTGCTCGAACACTTCGCTGACTGGTTCAACGTGAACCTCGGCAAAGGGTCGATGTACCACAGCCAATCCGACGTGTCCGAAGGGCTTATGCAGCATCTTGACAAGCGTGATGCGTCGCAGGTGTCGGCCGACCTGTCGAAGCGTCTTCGCGAACGTCAGAAAGCCGAACAGAATCAGGAGGGATCTGACGATCCCGTGCTCGACGCGCTTGAAATGGTGACGGAACGCGCCGAAGCGACCGATACCACCGCGCAGCCGTTGCACTTGCGTGACATCGAAGCGGCAAGCGAGCAGCATAATCGCGGTGAACGTGAAACCGAACGTGAAACCAAGCGTGAAACTGCTAGTGCGGCCAACGTTACGTCAAGCGAATCGACCACGAAAAAAGCGCGCAAGAATCGCAATCACAAGCCACCAAAAGGCCAATACGCAGAACATTTCGACCATGTCGGCAAAGAAAAGAACCAAACGCAAGGCATCACCGTTCGTCAAGCGCACGAACGACTCAACATGATCGAACGGCGCAAGCCCCTGTATTCGCCGGCATTCGCGGGATTCGCCTCGGCCTGCGCCTGCGCATCCTTCGTGTTCCTGCTTGGCGGCGGCCCCTTCGACATGATCGGCGCGTTCATCGGCGCGGGACTTGGCCACTGGTTGCGCCGTCGCCTGTTCGCCCACCATCTCAACCAGTTCTTCGTGACGTTCGTATGTGTGGCCGTCGCGGCACTCGCCTGCACGGGCACCCTGCGATTGATTGGTATTTTCGAGCCCGTCGCATTGCAGCATGATACGGCTTACATCGGTGCCATGCTGTTTGTGATTCCTGGATTCCCGCTGATTACGGGCGGACTTGATATGGCGAAAATTGATTTTCCGTCAGGCATTCAGCGCGTTGCGTACGTGTTGTGCATTATTTTGATGGCGACGCTCGCAGGGTGGATGGTCGCTTCGATCGTGCATTTGAATCCAGAAGGATTCGAGCCGTTGGGACTCAATCCGGTCGTCAATTGCCTATTGCGTTTCGTGTTCGCATTCATCGGCGTCTGGGGCTTCTCCACTATGTTCAATTCCCCGCAGCGCATGTGCCTTGTGGCCGCCACCATTGGCGCCATTACTGACACCTTGCGTTTGGAAATCGTTGACATGGGCGTTCCCGCCGAAGCTGGCGCATTCATCGGTGCACTGCTCGCAGGCCTGCTTGCCTCCGCATGGCGTTCTGCGGTTCATCGCAGCTGGCTCGCCCCGCATCTCGGCTACCCGCGCATCTGCCTGACCGTGCCGTCCATCGTGATCATGGTTCCCGGTTTGTACATGTACCAAGCCATGTTCCACCTCGGCCAATTCGACACCTTGAACGCCCTCGACTGGGCTTTCCGCGCCTTCATGGTAATTATCTGCCTGCCGATCGGCCTAGCCATGGCCCGCGTTATCACCGATAAGTCTTGGAGATACGACATCTAAAAATTTGGCAATGGAGCGTTATCTGCGTTGATCCTCAGTCGACGTACCTTCGTACGCCTTCCTTCGGTACGCTTTGATACCGCACATATTGCCAAATTTCCCCTAGGGTCCAAGACGGTGCATAACAACTCGCAGGGTTTCGGCATTTGGGCGCGTAAATGAGATAAATGCGATTGTCGCAATGTTCGACCGGTACATTGGGACAATCGCATTTTTTCAGAAGAGATTCGAAAGAAATTCGTTTCGTCAGAGATTTGAAGAAAGAGATTCGAAAGAAGTTCGGCTAGAAATCTAAGAAGAGAGAATTCATGGTTACCAAAGATTTTTGGGTGCTGCTGGCGATGGTCATCTATTTTGTGGCCATGCTCACCATCGGTTTCATCTACTCCAAGCGTTCCAATTCCTCCACTCGTCAGTATTTCGCGGGTGGTCGAGGCGTTGGTCCATGGCTGACGGCTTTAAGCGCCGAAGCTTCCGATATGAGCGGCTGGTTGCTCATGGGACTGCCGGGCGTCGCCTACTTTACCGGTGCCGCCGACCCGCTGTGGACGGCCCTCGGTCTGGCTCTCGGCACCTACCTCAACTGGAAGCTCGTCGCACGCCGTTTGCGCCGCTACTCCGTGGTGGCAGGTGACGCGATCACCATTCCGGACTTCTTCTCCAAACGATTCCATGACAAACGCAACATCGTCTCCACCATCGCAGCGCTGATCATCCTCGTATTTTTCTGTGTGTATGTCGGTAGCTGCTTCGTGACGGTCGGCAAACTTTTCTCGACCCTGTTTGGCTGGGACTACCACCTGACCATGGTGATCGGTGCGGCCATCGTGTTCGCCTACACCTTGATCGGCGGCTATCTTTCCGTGGTCGTGACCGACTTCATCCAAGGCTTGCTCATGTTCTTCGCGCTGGCCGTGGTGTTCATCGGTTCCGTGGCGTCCGTCGGCGGCGTCGACAACACCGTCGCCTTCCTCAAAGGCATTCCAGGCTTCCTTGACGGCACGCAAATGGCCACGCCGATTCTGAACGATGCCGGTGAGCAGATTATCAAGGCTGGTCAGGCCATGTTCGACGCTCCTACCGAATACGGCGTGATCACCATGATTTCCATGCTTGCGTGGGGTCTTGGCTATTTCGGTATGCCGCAGGTGCTCGTGCGATTCCTGTCGATCCGCAGTTCCGAAGAGATCAAAAAGTCCCGTATCATCGCCACCACATGGTGTGTGGTGTCGCTTACGTGCGGCGTG from Bifidobacterium catenulatum PV20-2 encodes:
- a CDS encoding threonine/serine exporter ThrE family protein; translation: MEDIERDWDKPVAEAGIAAKASVIVRVGMLDLGAGTGSFRVREMMHRIAYPLGVHVRADVNLTDIEASCTDGKDRITEVIDLPTTGVNTERIWLLEHFADWFNVNLGKGSMYHSQSDVSEGLMQHLDKRDASQVSADLSKRLRERQKAEQNQEGSDDPVLDALEMVTERAEATDTTAQPLHLRDIEAASEQHNRGERETERETKRETASAANVTSSESTTKKARKNRNHKPPKGQYAEHFDHVGKEKNQTQGITVRQAHERLNMIERRKPLYSPAFAGFASACACASFVFLLGGGPFDMIGAFIGAGLGHWLRRRLFAHHLNQFFVTFVCVAVAALACTGTLRLIGIFEPVALQHDTAYIGAMLFVIPGFPLITGGLDMAKIDFPSGIQRVAYVLCIILMATLAGWMVASIVHLNPEGFEPLGLNPVVNCLLRFVFAFIGVWGFSTMFNSPQRMCLVAATIGAITDTLRLEIVDMGVPAEAGAFIGALLAGLLASAWRSAVHRSWLAPHLGYPRICLTVPSIVIMVPGLYMYQAMFHLGQFDTLNALDWAFRAFMVIICLPIGLAMARVITDKSWRYDI
- a CDS encoding phosphoenolpyruvate carboxylase → MADNNQQITPADAAIVSSGTGTKGPEERDLPASLKEEMDLCLQILREVLGEFDEKLLAKFDEVREHALNASAERFSGILTDTNSDQDDLQKVVDIIDKTDVREAQLLARAFTTYFHLANLCEENYRVSVLHSREAAVDETQAVDPVNEMTCAYHQLINEMGPAKAQELLDHLEFHPVFTAHPTEARRKAVEGKIRRISQLLATHKLLGGSDKKENSRRLFNEIDALFRTSPIALKKPTPVEESGTILDIFDNTLFYTIPQVYRRFDDWVLGDKAGLVPPVCPAFFHPGSWIGSDRDGNPNVTAKVSRQVARKFSDHVLGALQIETRRVGKNLTMEAETTPPSAELKSLWNHQKEMSERLTDKAALISTKELHRAVMLVMADRLKATIDRDIDLMYHSCEDYIADLKVVQRSLAEANAKRSAYGPLQDLIWQAETFGFHMVEMEFRQHSVVHSRALEDIREHGLHGERGELQPMTHEVLDTFRALGAIQKRNGIKAARRYIISFTKSAQNIKDVYELNRLAFSHPEDVPTIDVIPLFEQLEDLQNSVDALEEMIKIPEVQARLKATGGKMEVMLGYSDSSKDAGPTSATLALHSAQERIAKWAESHDIDLTLFHGRGGAVGRGGGPANRAVLAQPVGSVKCRFKLTEQGEVIFARYGNPALAIRHVESVAAATLLQSAPSVEKRNTDMTAKYADMASKLDEAAHNRFLDLLNTDGFAPWFSTVTPLTEIGLLPIGSRPAKRGLGAKSLDDLRTIPWIFSWAQARINLAAWYGLGTACEQFGDLDTLRQAYEEWPLFSTFIDNIEMSLAKTDERIAKMYLALGDREDLNKKVLDEMELTRKWVLEIVGDKWPLQHRHVLGQAIRIRSPYVDALSATQVLALGSLRKRVDKEELTHGQKANYTYLILCTVSGVAAGLQNTG
- a CDS encoding sodium/proline symporter produces the protein MVTKDFWVLLAMVIYFVAMLTIGFIYSKRSNSSTRQYFAGGRGVGPWLTALSAEASDMSGWLLMGLPGVAYFTGAADPLWTALGLALGTYLNWKLVARRLRRYSVVAGDAITIPDFFSKRFHDKRNIVSTIAALIILVFFCVYVGSCFVTVGKLFSTLFGWDYHLTMVIGAAIVFAYTLIGGYLSVVVTDFIQGLLMFFALAVVFIGSVASVGGVDNTVAFLKGIPGFLDGTQMATPILNDAGEQIIKAGQAMFDAPTEYGVITMISMLAWGLGYFGMPQVLVRFLSIRSSEEIKKSRIIATTWCVVSLTCGVCIGLVGRAMMPTQFVTQSAAENIFIVVSQALLPSFMCGIVVSGIFAASMSSSSSYLIIGASAVGENIFRGLLYRKATDRQVMMVARITLLVMFVFGIVVAFDQNSSIFQVVSYAWAGLGASFGPLMLCSLYWRRANKFGAIAGMLSGTATVLIWHNFIKPLGGVFAIYELLPAFIISLLFIVVVSLLTPAPSAEVLHEFDHYLDDPDDRHVDDDLVAAEIAAGEKRAQI